The sequence below is a genomic window from Glycine max cultivar Williams 82 chromosome 20, Glycine_max_v4.0, whole genome shotgun sequence.
aagATATTTAGCCATTGTTGTGGTCCAACTTTGCTTAGTTAGTACTGACGTGCTTCTCAAGACATGCGCCACACATACGAATCTGGATGCATACTGTTCTTTTtgataaatcataataattcTCATAATTCGTAATCATGCTCTTCCCTAGTTTACTGttcatgatttttatttcttacttatTTATTTCCTATAATTCATATTTATGAGGACATTCGCGTGGattgtcaatttttttggttaaatattAGTACTATTTATTATTACATTGATTTGAAACTTACGGATTTATTATTTAGGTTGGAGCGGCCATCCAGTGTGCGGGAAACGTTACCATTTTATAATCAAAGCCGATGGGAGCtccattggtgggtaccacaaGCCGTGTATGTGCTGTGGAGACATCTTGCATTTGTCAGAATCCAAGTGAGTAACTTTGTGCTACCCAAGcagcagtttttttttaaatctgttTCATGGTAACCTTTGTCGTCTCTTGGATATTTTTTGCTTTTCAATTGTTGTCTAGAGTAATTGATACCCGAATAAATTTATGTCTCTGCTTTTCTTATTTCTGTCAATGTTTTGCTGGCCATTTACTACTAATTCGCATACTGTTTCTTTGATTGTAGATTCAAATTTGGGAATCAAAGTCTTGAAAATTAGCCGTTCTCTAAATGAAAACATTATAGCTACCGAGTTATTTTTCTAAGTTAATGTGGTTGATTGCTGAAATGGAATCCCCATTTCTTGTTGGCGCTTTGTGTCTTTGATCATCCTTCAGTTAATTTCAATTTAGTACGAGTGAAGTAGTTCTGTTAGTATGAAATTTCACCGTATGCTGAAGGAGAGGGTAGTTTCCTTTCGATTGAGGATcaatgcatgtttggattgCCTTAGTATGAAATTTCACCTTATGCTGAAGGAGATGGTAGTTTCCTTTCGTTTGAGGCAcagtgcatgtttggatttgccttgttattgttgtttgagaGAGATTATCACCAAAATGATGTTAAGCAACGCTTATTTTTGGATCAATGCAATGCTGCCGTCCTTGATCTTACATTTTGGGTAATGCTTTCTTTCTATCTTCAGATGCAAGTCATGCAACCATGTGACCACCACTGATGACGTCGAAGACTGGGTGTACCACCAATTAGAAAACACAACTCATCTTTTACATGGAGTAGTCCATGCCAATGGATATGGGCACCTTCTTCGGGTTAATGGAAGAGAAGGGGGCTCTAGATTTCTTTCTGGTATTCATATTATGGATTTCTGGGATCGTCTATGCAAGACTCTTGGAGTCAGGTTAGGATTCTTGATTGTAATTgctaatttctattattttctgaCTTATACAAAAATTGTCCTGGAGCTTATTCTTTCTATCATATCTTATTTTATATGACACTCCTATTACCTAGTTAGCAGTGAGGTGGGGAAGAATGATGCAGAagcatttcttaaaaaattaatgattgttCAAATTAAACTTCATGTCACATAAGAATCTACCCTGTTTTAAAGATGAGAGATGTCTTACAGTACTTAACTTTTGGATGTCTTGAAATAACTTTTGAAATCGGAGAATATTGGTttggttatatataatttatatggatatggatatggatATAGCTGagttaactcttttttttcttcatttttgttgTGGGCAGAAAAGTTAGTGTGATGGATGTTTCAAAGAAATATGGGATAGAGTATCGCATGCTCCATGCCATTATGAAGGGACATCCGTGGTATGGTGACTGGGGTTATAAATTTGGCTCTGGTAGCTATTGTCTTACTCATGAAGCATACAAGTCTGCTGTTGAAAGCCTATCCAATCTACCCTTGTCCACCTTTTCCCACGGACGGATGCCCAACTCTCGTGTGGAGGACATGATTAAATATTACCAGTCTTTGTCAGAGCACGAGCTTGTAAATATAAGGGACCTCTTTTGTTTCATAATGGGTTTGATTGGTGATGCTCACAAGACTGCATCAAATGTTGATGAGACAACCTGCAAGAAGCGTTGTTTTAATGCTTCTGGACTGTCAATGTCATGGGATAAGAGTGGCATTGAACGTGTGGAGCAAGCCATGATCAGAGTGCTGTGTGCAGTGTCTGAGTCCAAGTGGGTGAGCTGGCGTGCTCTTAGGGGTGCAGCCTCCAAGTTGGGCTCTCCAGAGCTGCTTGATTATTGCCTTGGAGAACTGGGAGGAAAAATGGTCTATGGTGGAATGGTTGTTAATAGCCAATGCAATCCTCAAACTGGAGTTTATGAGTTCAGGTTAGACTtcaatctaataataataactgcTTGTCTTGAAGTATGGATGTTCTTTTCAAAGCATTGATGCTATAAGctatatatttgtattatttgcaAGATTCTCTTCTGCTTTATGTGATGTGATCATGTGAATCGGTTCTGATATTGTGGATTTGTGGTATTTTATTTGCTTTAGACTTGAGGCTGCAACTGGTGCTTGCTATGGAATTTTAGCAAAGAATAATTCTCTGGGCTCGAAGTATCCATCTGAAGAAAACCTCCTACAATGCTTGAGATATTTATACGACTCTTTGCTTCATCCTCAGATGATGGTAAACTATGAAGCAGGGACAAGGACTCTTGCAATGAACTCAGCTCAGAAGCTTTTTGACTGCAAGCAGTTTGTAAAAGATTATAATCCTGAGATGTGGCCATTGTCAGATTCGCAGATGTTTCGCCTCTCATGTCATGTTGAACTTGTAGATGAATTTGAAGATTCAGAAGCTATAACTCCACCAGAATTAGTTGTGCTGCCCCTGAATGCCACGGTGGCTGAGCTTAAGAATCAAGCAGCAAATGCTTTTCAAGATGTATATCTAAGGTTCAGAAGACTTCAAGTTGATGGGCTACATGGTTATAGCGGTGTCGACGATTCCACCCAGGTCAAGCTCTTGTTAGGATCGAGAGATGTAGTTTGTGTCCGAGGAAGATGCATCGGGAAGAATGGGTTGAGCAAGTTCCGAATGGAAAGGGGACTTGAGAGGTGGACTGTAGATTGCAGCTGCGGGGCCAAGGACGATGATGGAGAGAGAATGTTGGCGTGTGATATATGTGGAGTGTGGCGACACACCAGGTGTTCTGACATCCATGATACTGATCCTGTTCCAGCTCGTTTTGTTTGCCTGAAATGCCAAAACTGTGAATCAAAACTCAAATGTAGTGGGCACTGCAAAGATGAGACCGTGACTAACGTTAGTGGTAGTAGTTGCTTCAGAAACGGCTTGCCAGTGCCATCTGATGTTATTTGATTAGTCAGATTAGATGTGTATGAAaagctccttttttttttgctttggcCTGAAAGAACATGTACATAACACAGATAGGCCTTAGAGGTAGTAGGTTCAGGGATGGGGCATGTCTTGTTCATATTTCAGCAGGTTCTACCTTCGGTTGTTTATTGTGTGTATATATAGTACTAACTGAAAGATGTGGACGGGGGTAGTGAGAGTATtcaactttcttttcttctgttcAAAAGGAGCTTCTTGGTAAATTTAGAGCGAATTCTAATGATTATGGGTCTTCTTTTTATGCTAAAAGTGATTATGGTCTTCTGACAACACATttctatttcaataatttttctttattacgGTGTAATTTTGGAAAGTTGGTTAAATAGGTTTTACAAGgcatctcttcattttcttttattgttgatAATCTTTGTATTTTATACCTTGTGATCAAGGACATTAAAACTGAATGGGCTATTGAAATgataaagattttaatttttttaaacataatattaagtaatctgaaataataaataataaaatataataaatatatgttgtttagtatttaaattaaaatgtgaatATCATTTAGGTTAGTGGTTTTTTCTAACATGACACTTATTAGAATGTTAATGTGTTGGTGATATGGTTTTGTGATGTGACAATAACATAAGAACATAAATTTTCTAAATAGTAAAGATGAGATTGTTATTCTTAACTCTAACATCAACACAAATGACTTAACTACTAGATTAATGGATTTCTTTGATAACTTAAATGAAAGTGATAATCTAATGCTTATTTAAATAGCAactcttataaaattattttttattcttattatttattttttttaaatctaatcggtgtaataagtaattaaaatatatgatataaatatagatTCCAATgacaaaaattgtaaattaaatactcaatatttatatcatattttCAATTGAccttattttaacatatttatgTTCATATTCAATACTATTACTTGTTTAAGTATTAATttgtcaataaaattattaatactaATAATGCATATATTACTCTGCTCGTTCCTATTGTATAAGACATAAACATGTCttttattataagatttttttttctaattattccTTACGATAactattttttgacaaaaatattcttaatcTATGTAGTCCATAAATGACAagaaatgtaattaatatattatatttcataaaatatatcatgTAACTCTTTAATATAATCTTTATctcactaattaattatttagtaacAACTATTTCCACTTAGGGTATTTcatggaaaaataattaatatttcattgaTTTCATTGATTTTGTAAAACGTCATATAaagtgaaatatatatatatatatatatatatatatatatatatatatatatattgctaaaACATCATTTAAAGTGAAACATAGAGAGTAATTACTAAgaattgtttctttctttctctcttacgaggattgaaaaatgatttaaaaaataaaatttcactcctattattctctttttgaacattaattatttaaggataatttttaaaaaatattataattacaaataaatttaatttaataattaaatttctcaACTCTCTTAATATgcataaactaattaataatgtcttataattaaagatgaagggagtataatttttttattatttagttgTAGTAAAAATATGTGCAGTGTTTGGTTCCATTGtagtttatatattataacttcATTAATGCATTAAAGAAACCTATTAATCTAGTCGTTAAGTGTTATCAATGAATTTTAGGAAGAGATTTTAATATCATCTTTaacattttgataa
It includes:
- the LOC100793400 gene encoding PHD finger protein At1g33420 — translated: MVVSGGKGLKRAAKKRVTADFYDFLTFPTPALAESENFAGGPFRSNVRAFLTKHALLPPPSALFPHLLTWQIVFRVGELTEGPDAPAVCLDVVEEDVARSRSVYCDQCRVFGWSGHPVCGKRYHFIIKADGSSIGGYHKPCMCCGDILHLSESKCKSCNHVTTTDDVEDWVYHQLENTTHLLHGVVHANGYGHLLRVNGREGGSRFLSGIHIMDFWDRLCKTLGVRKVSVMDVSKKYGIEYRMLHAIMKGHPWYGDWGYKFGSGSYCLTHEAYKSAVESLSNLPLSTFSHGRMPNSRVEDMIKYYQSLSEHELVNIRDLFCFIMGLIGDAHKTASNVDETTCKKRCFNASGLSMSWDKSGIERVEQAMIRVLCAVSESKWVSWRALRGAASKLGSPELLDYCLGELGGKMVYGGMVVNSQCNPQTGVYEFRLEAATGACYGILAKNNSLGSKYPSEENLLQCLRYLYDSLLHPQMMVNYEAGTRTLAMNSAQKLFDCKQFVKDYNPEMWPLSDSQMFRLSCHVELVDEFEDSEAITPPELVVLPLNATVAELKNQAANAFQDVYLRFRRLQVDGLHGYSGVDDSTQVKLLLGSRDVVCVRGRCIGKNGLSKFRMERGLERWTVDCSCGAKDDDGERMLACDICGVWRHTRCSDIHDTDPVPARFVCLKCQNCESKLKCSGHCKDETVTNVSGSSCFRNGLPVPSDVI